The following are from one region of the Kineosporia corallincola genome:
- a CDS encoding IclR family transcriptional regulator, whose amino-acid sequence MTSTTDPAAGQPPASPVESVDRALRLLQVLAGAGPQGASLAEISGEVGLHKTTAFRTLGALRHRDFVAQDPATGRYQLGPAAVTLGDRYLREENLPGLMHGALVALCAETDELVHLGVLSGVQMIYLDKVEPQRPVRVWSAIGRRNWAVTTALGRAMLAFRGLSRPVVDGYVRAAVEDGARQDIDAAHVWEELERARSRGYAIEYQENEQGIACLAVPLLRGSAPPAGPSQVVGAVSITAPADRMGPDRMASVHEQIRRTLPPLLPAGLVLPPEL is encoded by the coding sequence ATGACCAGCACCACCGATCCCGCCGCCGGGCAGCCGCCCGCCTCCCCGGTGGAGAGCGTCGACCGGGCCCTGCGCCTGTTGCAGGTGCTGGCCGGTGCCGGACCGCAGGGCGCGAGCCTGGCGGAGATCTCCGGCGAGGTCGGCCTGCACAAGACCACGGCCTTCCGCACGCTCGGCGCCCTGCGGCACCGCGACTTCGTGGCCCAGGACCCGGCCACCGGCCGCTACCAGCTCGGGCCCGCCGCCGTCACTCTCGGCGATCGCTATCTGCGCGAGGAGAACCTGCCCGGCCTGATGCACGGCGCCCTGGTGGCGCTGTGCGCGGAGACCGACGAGCTGGTGCACCTGGGCGTGCTGTCCGGGGTGCAGATGATCTACCTGGACAAGGTGGAACCGCAGCGCCCGGTGCGGGTCTGGTCGGCCATCGGTCGCCGCAACTGGGCCGTCACCACCGCCCTGGGCCGGGCCATGCTGGCCTTCCGCGGCCTGAGCCGGCCGGTGGTGGACGGTTACGTGCGCGCGGCCGTGGAAGACGGTGCGCGGCAGGACATCGACGCCGCCCATGTGTGGGAGGAGCTGGAACGCGCGCGGTCTCGCGGCTACGCCATCGAGTACCAGGAGAACGAGCAGGGCATCGCCTGCCTCGCCGTCCCCCTGCTCCGCGGCAGCGCGCCACCGGCGGGCCCGTCCCAGGTGGTCGGCGCGGTGAGCATCACCGCACCGGCCGACCGGATGGGCCCCGACCGGATGGCCTCCGTGCACGAGCAGATCCGTCGCACCCTGCCGCCCCTGCTCCCGGCCGGGCTGGTGCTGCCGCCCGAGCTGTGA
- the kduI gene encoding 5-dehydro-4-deoxy-D-glucuronate isomerase → MEQRYATSPDQMPGFGTEELRRRFLVETVFVPGEVNVVYTHHDRIVLGGAVPAGKQLALPTFDELRAEYFLQNREIGIVNVGGTGTVTADGDTYTLPEGACLYVGKGTRDVVFADAEGGAAQFYLFSAPAHTVYPTQLVLRGEGNVRELGDQLTSNRRTLNQYIHEKGIRSCQIVMGVTELHPGSMWNTMPAHTHDRRTECYLYFNVPADARVIHLAGEPSETRHLVIADRQAVISPSWSLHSGVGTAAYSFVWAMAGENQSFDDMDSAPVTGLR, encoded by the coding sequence ATGGAACAGCGCTACGCCACCAGCCCGGACCAGATGCCCGGCTTCGGCACCGAGGAACTGCGCAGGCGGTTTCTGGTGGAGACGGTGTTCGTGCCGGGCGAGGTGAACGTGGTGTACACCCACCACGACCGGATCGTGCTGGGCGGCGCCGTGCCGGCCGGGAAGCAGCTCGCCCTGCCCACCTTCGACGAACTGCGGGCCGAGTACTTCCTCCAGAACCGCGAGATCGGCATCGTCAACGTGGGCGGCACCGGCACGGTGACCGCGGACGGCGACACCTACACCCTGCCCGAGGGTGCCTGCCTGTATGTCGGAAAGGGAACCCGGGACGTCGTTTTCGCCGACGCCGAGGGCGGTGCGGCGCAGTTCTACCTGTTCAGCGCCCCGGCGCACACGGTGTACCCGACGCAGCTGGTGCTCCGGGGCGAGGGCAACGTGCGGGAGCTGGGTGACCAGCTCACCAGCAACCGGCGCACGCTGAACCAGTACATCCACGAGAAGGGCATCCGGTCCTGCCAGATCGTGATGGGCGTGACCGAGCTGCACCCCGGCTCGATGTGGAACACCATGCCCGCGCACACCCACGACCGGCGCACCGAGTGCTACCTGTACTTCAACGTGCCGGCCGACGCCCGGGTGATCCACCTGGCCGGTGAGCCGAGCGAGACCCGGCACCTGGTGATCGCCGACCGCCAGGCCGTCATCTCGCCGTCCTGGTCGCTGCACTCCGGGGTCGGCACCGCCGCCTACTCGTTCGTGTGGGCGATGGCGGGGGAGAACCAGTCGTTCGACGACATGGACTCCGCCCCGGTCACCGGCCTGCGCTGA
- the kduD gene encoding 2-dehydro-3-deoxy-D-gluconate 5-dehydrogenase KduD, with protein MILDSFRLDGKVALVTGSSRGLGQGAALALAEAGADVALLDYVPSTETAGKIEALGRRTQILEQDLIRATPEELDASVQSVADTLGRVDILVNNAGIIRRAPLLDHPAQDWDDVLAINLDAVFHLSRSVARRYVEQGGGKIINIASMLSFQGGILVPGYAASKHAVAGVTKSFANELAAYGVNVNAIAPGYMATDNTAQIRADEEREKSILARIPAARWGTPADLQGPFVFLASPASDYLNGAIIPVDGGWLVR; from the coding sequence ATGATTCTGGACTCGTTCCGGCTGGACGGGAAGGTCGCGCTGGTCACCGGTTCGTCGCGGGGCCTGGGGCAGGGCGCGGCACTGGCGCTGGCCGAGGCCGGTGCCGACGTGGCCCTGCTCGACTACGTGCCGTCGACCGAGACCGCCGGCAAGATCGAGGCGCTCGGCCGGCGCACGCAGATCCTGGAGCAGGACCTGATCCGGGCCACGCCGGAGGAGCTCGACGCCTCGGTGCAGTCCGTGGCCGACACCCTCGGCCGGGTCGACATCCTGGTGAACAACGCCGGGATCATCCGCCGCGCACCACTTCTCGATCATCCGGCACAGGACTGGGACGACGTGCTGGCGATCAACCTGGACGCGGTGTTCCACCTGTCCCGGTCGGTGGCCCGGCGCTACGTGGAGCAGGGCGGCGGCAAGATCATCAACATCGCCTCGATGCTCTCGTTCCAGGGCGGCATCCTGGTGCCGGGCTACGCGGCGAGCAAGCACGCGGTGGCCGGCGTCACCAAGTCGTTCGCCAACGAGCTGGCCGCGTACGGGGTCAACGTGAACGCGATCGCCCCCGGCTACATGGCCACCGACAACACCGCCCAGATCCGCGCGGACGAGGAGCGGGAGAAGTCGATCCTGGCCCGCATCCCGGCCGCCCGCTGGGGCACCCCGGCCGACCTCCAGGGCCCGTTCGTGTTCCTGGCCTCGCCCGCCTCGGACTACCTGAACGGCGCGATCATCCCGGTCGACGGCGGCTGGCTCGTCCGCTGA
- a CDS encoding fumarylacetoacetate hydrolase family protein: MRLIGHRIAGPERPGAVLTTVDGEERVLDLGPVTGGLSVAGLLADDAALAAVRQALAGADPASLPLLEQVPLGPPVRPGKILCLGYNYAGHTEEEAPSFPNVFVKTPNTICGPRDDVVMPRAATDVDYEGEIAVVIGRTARDVTEAAAMAHVAGYTLFNDVSDRGWQHRANQWALGKSVDGFGPLGPWIVTADEAGDLAGRRVQTERNGVLTVDSTTDAMVFGVAYLVHYLSQVITLEPGDIISTGTPGRTPRAQAVHTPLAHGDTVTVRVTGLGELRTTFVSMEENR; this comes from the coding sequence ATGAGGCTGATCGGTCACCGCATCGCCGGGCCGGAGCGGCCCGGTGCGGTTCTCACAACGGTGGACGGCGAGGAGCGCGTGCTCGACCTCGGCCCGGTGACCGGCGGCCTGTCCGTGGCCGGGCTGCTGGCCGACGACGCCGCGCTCGCCGCCGTGCGGCAGGCGCTGGCGGGCGCAGACCCGGCGAGTCTGCCGCTGCTGGAACAGGTTCCGCTGGGGCCGCCGGTCCGGCCCGGCAAGATCCTCTGCCTCGGCTACAACTACGCCGGGCACACCGAGGAGGAGGCACCGTCGTTCCCGAACGTGTTCGTCAAGACGCCGAACACGATCTGCGGCCCCCGCGACGACGTGGTGATGCCGCGCGCCGCGACCGACGTGGACTACGAGGGCGAGATCGCCGTCGTGATCGGCCGGACCGCCCGCGACGTCACCGAGGCCGCGGCGATGGCTCACGTGGCCGGGTACACGCTGTTCAACGACGTGTCCGACCGCGGCTGGCAGCACCGGGCCAACCAGTGGGCGCTGGGCAAGAGCGTCGACGGGTTCGGCCCGCTCGGCCCCTGGATCGTGACGGCCGACGAGGCCGGGGACCTGGCCGGGCGCCGCGTGCAGACCGAGCGCAACGGCGTCCTCACGGTCGACTCGACCACCGATGCCATGGTTTTCGGCGTCGCGTACCTGGTGCACTACCTGTCCCAGGTGATCACGCTGGAACCCGGCGACATCATCTCGACCGGGACCCCGGGGCGCACCCCGCGGGCCCAGGCCGTCCACACACCCCTCGCTCACGGCGACACGGTCACCGTTCGCGTCACCGGGCTCGGGGAACTGCGCACAACGTTCGTCTCGATGGAGGAAAACCGATGA
- the bglB gene encoding beta-galactosidase BglB, with protein sequence MTETIEQKAWPVKHSALLRAPERFISRDDLRALVRRLTGNLVSIKDETGAFLLRLDDGRVIDTKGWDGWEWTHGIGLYGMWQYYDQTGETEMRDIIDSWFAARLAEGTVKNVNTMAPFLTLACRYEETGDRTLLPWLDSWAEWAMRAMPRTPHGGMQHITLAEENHHQLWDDTLMMTVMPLTKIGLLLDRPEYVREATFQFLTHVAYLMDRETGLWFHGWSFEGNHNFAKARWARGNSWLTMVIPDFLDLTGLPADDPTRRFLVEVLRSQVAALAGLQDESGLWHTLLDDPSSYLEASATAGFAYGILKAVRKGYLSQEYAPVAERAVRAIIGNISADGELQQVSFGTGMGSDLEFYRKIPCTSMPYGQAMAILCLAEYLRTYC encoded by the coding sequence ATGACTGAGACGATCGAGCAGAAGGCGTGGCCGGTGAAGCACAGCGCGCTGCTGCGCGCACCGGAGCGCTTCATCTCCCGTGACGACCTGCGGGCCCTGGTCCGCCGCCTGACCGGCAACCTGGTCAGCATCAAGGACGAGACCGGCGCCTTCCTGCTGCGTCTGGACGACGGCCGGGTGATCGACACCAAGGGCTGGGACGGCTGGGAGTGGACCCACGGCATCGGCCTGTACGGCATGTGGCAGTACTACGACCAGACCGGTGAGACCGAGATGCGCGACATCATCGACTCCTGGTTCGCCGCCCGGCTGGCCGAGGGCACGGTCAAGAACGTCAACACGATGGCTCCCTTCCTGACCCTGGCCTGCCGTTACGAGGAGACCGGCGACCGCACCCTGCTGCCCTGGCTGGACTCCTGGGCCGAGTGGGCGATGCGGGCCATGCCGCGCACCCCGCACGGAGGCATGCAGCACATCACGCTGGCCGAGGAGAACCACCACCAGCTGTGGGACGACACGCTGATGATGACGGTCATGCCGCTGACCAAGATCGGCCTGCTGCTCGACCGCCCGGAGTACGTGCGGGAGGCCACCTTCCAGTTCCTCACCCACGTGGCCTACCTGATGGACCGGGAGACCGGCCTGTGGTTCCACGGCTGGAGCTTCGAGGGCAACCACAACTTCGCCAAGGCCCGCTGGGCGCGCGGCAACTCGTGGCTGACCATGGTGATCCCCGACTTCCTCGACCTGACCGGCCTGCCGGCCGACGACCCGACCCGGCGGTTCCTGGTCGAGGTGCTGCGCTCGCAGGTGGCCGCGCTGGCCGGGCTCCAGGACGAGTCGGGGCTCTGGCACACGCTTCTCGACGACCCCTCGTCGTACCTGGAGGCGTCCGCCACGGCCGGCTTCGCCTACGGCATCCTCAAGGCGGTCCGGAAGGGCTACCTGAGCCAGGAGTACGCGCCGGTGGCCGAGAGGGCGGTGCGGGCGATCATCGGGAACATCTCCGCCGACGGCGAGCTCCAGCAGGTCTCGTTCGGCACCGGGATGGGCTCCGACCTGGAGTTCTACCGGAAGATCCCGTGCACCTCGATGCCCTACGGCCAGGCCATGGCGATCCTCTGCCTGGCCGAGTACCTGAGGACGTACTGCTGA
- a CDS encoding class II aldolase/adducin family protein, which produces MSRNEHPSLDDIITSMGVAGHRICEIDASEAGAGNISVYLGWDVDLDERFPIAEEIVLPLPAPALAGHTVLSTGSGRRLRQIKDDPEAAIGAVQVHEGGEKATLRTSPRRQFEKLTSEFNSHLAVHQDQVAARGLDFQAVVHAQPPHLTYLSHLPAYRDTAAMNAKILRWEPEAIVSLPAGIGVLEFMIPGSAELMAANVAGLREHEIVLWSKHGTMSRSDLSVTRAVDRVEYAETGAKYEYMDIVAGGRAQGLTKPEISSVAREFDIESPWA; this is translated from the coding sequence ATGTCCCGGAACGAGCACCCCAGTCTCGACGACATCATCACCTCGATGGGCGTCGCGGGTCACCGGATCTGCGAGATCGACGCCTCCGAGGCCGGCGCCGGCAACATCTCGGTCTACCTCGGCTGGGACGTGGACCTGGACGAGCGGTTCCCGATCGCCGAGGAGATCGTGCTGCCGCTGCCCGCGCCCGCGCTGGCCGGTCACACCGTGCTGTCCACCGGATCCGGCCGCCGGCTGCGCCAGATCAAGGACGACCCGGAGGCCGCGATCGGCGCCGTGCAGGTGCACGAGGGCGGCGAGAAGGCCACGCTGCGCACCTCGCCCCGCCGCCAGTTCGAGAAACTGACCTCGGAGTTCAACTCCCACCTGGCCGTGCACCAGGACCAGGTGGCCGCGCGCGGCCTCGACTTCCAGGCCGTCGTGCACGCCCAGCCCCCGCACCTGACCTACCTGTCGCACCTGCCCGCCTACCGCGACACCGCGGCGATGAACGCGAAGATCCTGCGCTGGGAGCCCGAGGCGATCGTCTCGCTGCCGGCCGGCATCGGCGTGCTGGAGTTCATGATCCCCGGCTCGGCCGAGCTGATGGCGGCCAACGTGGCCGGCCTGCGCGAGCACGAGATCGTGCTCTGGTCGAAGCACGGCACGATGTCCCGCTCCGACCTGTCCGTCACCCGCGCCGTCGACCGCGTCGAGTACGCCGAGACCGGCGCCAAGTACGAGTACATGGACATCGTGGCCGGCGGCCGCGCACAGGGCCTGACCAAGCCGGAGATCTCCTCCGTCGCCCGTGAGTTCGACATCGAATCCCCTTGGGCCTGA
- a CDS encoding MFS transporter, with protein MSNPETEGSTAEYNPKAAAMSGWIGSALEYYDFALYSQAAALVFPTIFFPTDNATVALISSLATYAVGYVSRPIGAVVLGAWGDRRGRKSVLTFAMLLMGFATLAVGLLPTYGQVGILAPIMLVTLRVVQGFAVAGELGGATAMIVEHSPDGKRGFFASFSLQGTQVGSILATAIMLPMATFLSDEHFESWGWRVPFLLSSVVIIAGYIIRQRVQEPPSYLEQQAANQKREFPVVELFRSHLGIALRCMIMTFTNVVGMVTLVFGITYATAEGYGIEYSKSTTLWVTLVANVTAVFTIPLFGALSDRIGRKKLMIAGGLGGGIGSVGYLWAVSQQNLVLIFASVILVHGVLFQMWNATYAAFFQEQFPTRIRVTGFALSQNVGLAIAAFFPSIFAAVAPPGGDHIVLTIGVTAVVICVAGALAAVFSGETMGKSLSDLDGPSPTTPIDEKPVTV; from the coding sequence ATGAGTAACCCCGAAACTGAGGGCAGCACCGCAGAATACAACCCGAAGGCCGCCGCCATGAGCGGCTGGATCGGGAGCGCGCTCGAATACTACGACTTCGCGTTGTATTCACAGGCCGCCGCGCTGGTCTTCCCCACCATCTTCTTCCCCACCGACAATGCCACCGTCGCGCTGATCTCATCGCTCGCGACCTACGCGGTGGGCTACGTGTCCCGCCCGATCGGCGCTGTCGTCCTGGGCGCCTGGGGCGACCGGCGCGGCCGTAAGAGCGTGCTGACCTTCGCGATGCTGCTGATGGGCTTCGCCACCCTGGCGGTCGGCCTGCTGCCCACCTACGGGCAGGTCGGCATCCTCGCCCCGATCATGCTGGTCACCCTGCGCGTGGTGCAGGGCTTCGCGGTCGCCGGTGAGCTCGGCGGTGCCACGGCCATGATCGTGGAGCACTCGCCCGACGGAAAGCGCGGATTCTTCGCGAGTTTCAGCCTCCAGGGCACACAGGTCGGCTCGATCCTGGCCACCGCGATCATGCTGCCGATGGCCACCTTCCTCAGCGACGAGCACTTCGAGAGCTGGGGCTGGCGAGTGCCGTTCCTGCTCAGCTCGGTCGTCATCATCGCCGGCTACATCATCCGGCAGCGGGTGCAGGAGCCGCCGTCGTACCTGGAGCAGCAGGCCGCGAACCAGAAGCGGGAGTTCCCGGTCGTCGAGCTGTTCCGCAGCCACCTGGGCATCGCCCTGCGCTGCATGATCATGACCTTCACCAACGTGGTCGGCATGGTCACCCTGGTCTTCGGCATCACCTACGCCACCGCCGAGGGCTACGGCATCGAGTACTCCAAGAGCACCACGCTGTGGGTCACCCTGGTCGCCAACGTGACCGCGGTGTTCACCATCCCGCTGTTCGGCGCGCTGTCCGACCGGATCGGCCGGAAGAAGCTGATGATCGCCGGTGGTCTCGGTGGTGGCATCGGCTCGGTCGGCTACCTGTGGGCGGTGTCGCAGCAGAACCTGGTGCTGATCTTCGCCTCCGTCATCCTGGTGCACGGCGTGCTGTTCCAGATGTGGAACGCCACCTACGCGGCGTTCTTCCAGGAGCAGTTCCCCACCCGCATCCGGGTCACCGGCTTCGCCCTGTCGCAGAACGTCGGCCTGGCCATCGCGGCCTTCTTCCCGAGCATCTTCGCCGCCGTCGCTCCCCCCGGAGGCGACCACATCGTCCTCACCATCGGCGTCACCGCTGTGGTCATCTGCGTGGCCGGCGCCCTGGCCGCGGTGTTCTCCGGCGAGACGATGGGCAAGTCGCTGAGCGACCTGGACGGCCCGTCGCCGACCACCCCGATCGACGAGAAGCCCGTCACCGTCTGA
- a CDS encoding histidine phosphatase family protein has translation MSANRVILVRHGRTTWNADARFQGQTDVPLDDVGVGQARRTADALYEQLVGTHVRIVSSDLSRAAQTARALATRLDLELHLDERLREMSYGRWEGRTRDEIMLAWPEEFQTWRGGGDVRITGGESRSEAAARGASTIVEAEKEMDGGTLVIVSHGGTLRGAILSLLDAPGLPVEGLRNAHWAELQNTDRGWRLSRYNVC, from the coding sequence GTGAGCGCGAACCGCGTCATCCTGGTCCGGCACGGCCGCACCACCTGGAACGCCGACGCGCGCTTCCAGGGCCAGACCGACGTCCCTCTCGACGACGTGGGCGTCGGCCAGGCCCGGCGCACCGCCGACGCCCTGTACGAGCAGCTGGTGGGCACCCACGTGCGCATCGTGTCGTCCGACCTCTCCCGGGCCGCGCAGACCGCGCGGGCCCTGGCCACCCGTCTCGACCTGGAGCTGCACCTGGACGAGCGGCTGCGCGAGATGAGTTACGGCCGCTGGGAGGGCCGCACCCGCGACGAGATCATGCTGGCCTGGCCGGAGGAGTTCCAGACCTGGCGCGGCGGTGGCGACGTGCGGATCACCGGGGGCGAGTCCCGCTCCGAGGCCGCGGCCCGGGGCGCCAGCACGATCGTCGAGGCGGAGAAGGAGATGGACGGCGGCACGCTGGTCATCGTCTCGCACGGCGGCACGCTGCGCGGGGCCATCCTCTCGCTGCTCGACGCTCCTGGCCTGCCGGTCGAGGGACTGCGCAACGCGCACTGGGCCGAGCTCCAGAACACCGACCGGGGCTGGCGACTGAGCCGCTACAACGTCTGCTGA
- the rsfS gene encoding ribosome silencing factor: MTASDRAIELATLAARAASEKLATDIVAIDVSDHLVITDTFLVASAGNERQVKSVVDAVEEELHKAGAKPIRREGQQEGRWVLLDFGDVVVHVQHEEERTYYSLERLWKDCPVIELPEDLKPQDDE; encoded by the coding sequence GTGACTGCGTCAGATCGTGCCATCGAACTTGCCACCCTCGCCGCCCGGGCGGCGTCGGAGAAACTTGCCACCGACATCGTCGCCATCGACGTCAGTGACCACCTGGTGATCACCGACACCTTCCTGGTGGCCTCGGCGGGCAACGAACGCCAGGTGAAGTCCGTGGTCGACGCGGTCGAGGAAGAGCTGCACAAGGCGGGCGCCAAGCCGATCCGCCGGGAGGGGCAGCAGGAGGGCCGCTGGGTGCTGCTCGACTTCGGTGACGTCGTCGTGCACGTGCAGCACGAGGAAGAACGCACGTACTACTCGCTGGAGCGGCTCTGGAAGGACTGCCCGGTGATCGAGCTCCCCGAAGACCTGAAACCTCAGGACGACGAGTGA
- the nadD gene encoding nicotinate-nucleotide adenylyltransferase: MSLTSVGDAAPQRRRIGVMGGTFDPVHHGHLVAASEVGSRFALDEVLFVPTGEPWQKTGDHQVTPAEHRYLMTVIATASNPRFTVSRVDIDRGGPTYTTDTLRDLSALYPDADLYFITGADALTQILSWKHPDELFELAYFIGVTRPGHRLDGSGLPADRISLLEVPALAISSTDCRERVAGGDPVWYLVPDGVVQYIGKHGLYRA, encoded by the coding sequence GTGAGCCTCACCAGCGTCGGTGACGCCGCCCCGCAGCGGCGGCGCATCGGTGTGATGGGTGGCACCTTCGACCCGGTGCACCACGGTCACCTGGTGGCCGCCTCCGAGGTCGGCAGTCGCTTCGCACTCGACGAGGTGCTGTTCGTGCCCACCGGCGAGCCCTGGCAGAAGACCGGCGACCACCAGGTCACCCCGGCCGAGCACCGGTATCTGATGACGGTCATCGCGACCGCCTCCAACCCCCGGTTCACGGTCAGCCGCGTCGACATCGACCGCGGTGGGCCCACCTACACCACCGACACGCTGCGCGACCTGTCCGCGTTGTACCCCGACGCCGACCTGTACTTCATCACCGGCGCCGACGCGCTCACGCAGATCCTGTCCTGGAAGCACCCGGACGAGTTGTTCGAGCTGGCCTACTTCATCGGCGTCACCCGGCCCGGGCACCGCCTCGACGGTTCCGGTCTGCCCGCCGACCGGATCAGCCTGCTGGAGGTGCCGGCCCTGGCCATCTCCTCCACCGACTGTCGCGAGCGCGTGGCCGGCGGCGACCCGGTCTGGTACCTGGTGCCCGACGGCGTGGTGCAGTACATCGGCAAGCACGGTCTTTACCGGGCCTGA
- a CDS encoding glycosyltransferase family 2 protein, translated as MRPPADPPVDTDPTAPPQLSVVVPMFDEEAVIGMFVDRLRPVLDDLGQSYEVVVVDDGSRDTTPALLEKARRDWPQLRVVRLRANAGHQAALSAGLMRARGAWVATIDADLQDPPETIAGMLTAARERSADVVYGVRNDRTTDSLFKRHTANAYYRMIRRLVGHHVPADAGDFRLMSRATVDAVNRLPAQNRVLRLVIPALGFPSAQVEYRREERAAGTTKYPLSRMIRLTVDSLTGFSIAPLRLATWFGLGGAVVTALLLALAVVAFLTDHTLPGWTSTFVVVAAVGAIQLLCLGLLGEYVGRLYTQLQGRPTYHIAYDSADEADRSNQ; from the coding sequence ATGAGACCTCCAGCCGACCCGCCGGTCGACACCGACCCCACCGCGCCGCCCCAGCTGAGCGTGGTCGTGCCGATGTTCGACGAGGAGGCCGTGATCGGCATGTTCGTCGACCGCCTCCGTCCCGTGCTCGACGACCTGGGCCAGTCCTACGAGGTGGTGGTGGTCGACGACGGCAGTCGCGACACCACGCCCGCCCTGCTGGAGAAGGCCCGCCGGGACTGGCCGCAGCTGCGCGTGGTGCGCCTGCGGGCCAACGCCGGTCACCAGGCCGCGCTGTCGGCCGGACTGATGCGGGCCCGGGGCGCCTGGGTGGCCACCATCGACGCCGACCTGCAAGACCCGCCGGAGACCATCGCCGGCATGCTCACCGCGGCCCGCGAGCGCAGCGCCGACGTGGTCTACGGGGTGCGCAACGACCGCACCACCGACTCCCTGTTCAAGCGGCACACCGCCAACGCCTACTACCGGATGATCCGGCGCCTGGTCGGTCATCACGTGCCCGCCGACGCCGGCGACTTCCGGCTGATGTCGCGCGCCACGGTGGACGCGGTGAACCGGCTGCCCGCGCAGAACCGGGTGCTGCGGCTGGTGATCCCCGCCCTCGGATTCCCCAGCGCGCAGGTGGAGTACCGCCGTGAGGAGCGCGCCGCGGGCACCACGAAATACCCGCTGTCGCGGATGATCCGGCTCACGGTCGACAGCCTCACCGGCTTCTCCATCGCCCCGCTGCGCCTGGCCACCTGGTTCGGCCTGGGCGGTGCGGTGGTGACGGCGCTGCTGCTGGCCCTGGCCGTGGTCGCGTTCCTCACCGACCACACGCTGCCCGGCTGGACCTCCACGTTCGTGGTGGTCGCGGCCGTCGGCGCGATCCAGCTGCTCTGCCTGGGGCTGCTCGGTGAGTACGTGGGCCGGCTCTACACCCAGCTCCAGGGCAGGCCGACCTACCACATCGCCTACGACTCGGCCGACGAAGCTGACCGGTCGAACCAGTGA
- a CDS encoding class I SAM-dependent methyltransferase, whose amino-acid sequence MEATEVRKLTELEDRHWWYRERRHLLAKAVADLKPGRALDVGAAGGGNTRVLQSLGWNAAALEYGPTGAEVCAHRGIPVLRGDATALPLGSASLDLVVAFDVLEHLENDKAAASGIFDALKPGGIFLVAVPCDPRLWSAHDDAVGHVRRYTRQTLSDLLQGAGFELEPMTSWNVLMRPLVGLRRRSSTGSDLDDPPALLNNALRAVITLERYLPVKQLPGVTLLVRAKRPA is encoded by the coding sequence ATGGAGGCGACCGAGGTTCGCAAGCTCACCGAGCTGGAAGACCGGCACTGGTGGTATCGCGAGCGCCGGCACCTGCTCGCGAAGGCCGTCGCCGACCTGAAGCCGGGCCGGGCGCTCGACGTCGGCGCGGCGGGTGGCGGTAACACCCGCGTGCTCCAGTCACTGGGCTGGAACGCCGCCGCGCTGGAGTACGGCCCGACCGGCGCGGAAGTCTGTGCGCACCGCGGCATTCCGGTGCTGCGGGGCGACGCCACCGCGCTGCCGCTGGGCTCGGCCAGTCTCGACCTGGTGGTCGCGTTCGACGTGCTCGAGCACCTGGAGAACGACAAGGCCGCCGCTTCGGGCATTTTCGACGCGCTCAAGCCGGGAGGCATCTTCCTGGTGGCGGTTCCGTGTGACCCCAGGCTCTGGTCGGCGCACGACGACGCGGTCGGTCACGTGCGTCGCTACACCCGGCAGACGCTGTCGGACCTGTTGCAGGGCGCCGGTTTCGAGCTGGAACCGATGACCAGCTGGAACGTGCTGATGCGCCCGCTGGTCGGGCTGCGCCGCCGCAGCAGCACCGGCAGCGACCTGGACGACCCGCCGGCGCTGCTGAACAACGCGCTGCGCGCGGTGATCACGCTGGAGCGCTACCTGCCCGTCAAGCAGCTGCCCGGCGTCACACTGCTGGTGCGGGCGAAGCGCCCGGCCTGA